The following nucleotide sequence is from Aedes aegypti strain LVP_AGWG chromosome 3, AaegL5.0 Primary Assembly, whole genome shotgun sequence.
ttcgcttcgatttagtatgaattcatctttggaaaacatttttcttgattgttgattctaaatatcgaatattagcacttctaactagtgatccataatatggaccaggaaatgatcgtttaccacggttatggatcacttccaaagaatgtagatttctgctattttgtgcattggattcgacattttcagacaatagcactaaggataaaactaataaaacatcaaggattgtaaatttcatttttttagcagacaaaaatgggtggtaaACTTGGTGtatagcgaaaacagttcatgtctcagttactacaatgcagtatcacaaaaaaaggccattttacccttgtttccagctctaacacttctattttttgcaataatatatgacacattgttaactttcgctataccatgcaatacagatgcattgagttgaaaatctcttgattttgcgcactgatccgtaatatgtcacattttgatccataatatgaaaattgatccataatatggttttcaggaaccgataaaatttttaatttttatgcaatcctatgtaaatattacactcaaaacagtttactaaccgaagttccaatttgaaacgattcgattcgtgcttttatattacaattttacgttttccatgtcgttttattgaattttataggttggactctacacaatttgatccataactgtggggtcatggtatcagaaatatttgttatgctcacgtttttttcatgatgttcattttaccaccaacagctgttcgtTTTACCTAGTAATCCTTTATTAGAGAGATTCGCgaaagctgacatttctgtcaaagtgtgagccaatcgagcagcgagagctgtcaaagtgtgagccaaacgaacatgcgttatgtttgttttgaacttttcttgaggagtaatgtaatccgcatgaaattatttcggtaaaagtaattttgcatgaagcaaaaaaaatgaaatttttttttttttaatttttgtcaatgcgatttttatttgttgatttttttcggctgtttattagtttggatatgtagctcaaagatctataacaaaacaaaatacactttttagcgatgaggaagtcatgtccgtgttacaatattattctcgacgccgagaaAAATCAGCACTgttggtctgttgccaaatcattccattttacttccgcttatctctttATAAAGGATCGCTagttttacccacatagtgcaggtaaaatgaacatttgcatcgctttttgctagcgataaaaatatattccaattcagctattttagtctgaattcgagtcgctgctatagataacatccctatttttgatgttgtgcgatagaactatacaaaatCCTCGTTTTTcaatcagaaacaagatgatttcctaaaggtgttcattttaccaccccttgccccattattagaaaattatttgCAGCGTCTTACCCGATCAGCCTGAAAATAGAGTCAGAAACTTGGTAAGCAACGGAAATGTGAAAATGTGTGACAGTCAtttcacagcctacctgattaaGGAATATTCAGTTGTTGCTACGCATTGATGCTCATGTGGGTTTTCTCCAACTGTAACGGCATTCTTCGtaattgcaaaatagtagtttacggaacaagttgcagaatgatgatttttacagcacgagtcgtaaatttatcctacgaggcttgccgagtaggataattaggacgagtgctgtaaaaatcgagttctgcaacgagtgacgtacaaaattttttgcaatttcgtagaagaccacttgagggtatcagaaattatatcagaatgcattcaccatcattttacaatttctgagaaattgttgtgttatgattcattacgaaactcaaaacagttgcgtaatgagaaagcgttgcgtaataaatcattacagcactggtttcagttaggtaatgactattcccgcactgcatacttcagtgcaggaaagtaggccgtttcatgacagattggcgtgatgaaaatcagcctattacgatgagaaattgcaaaaaaaaaatattttaacaactttgtacgATGAAAAGACAGtcttcaagctagttgaaaaactgaatacactgattgtattacatacatctgaatctacatgtctccgatgtattacatcgttccaggtgggagttatctgatatgtgaatatggtaccataccagaattttccatctgaacgaagtgataaatcataatattccgcaaactgtatcacacatctacagaatgtattgcgtgaagttaagacacagcagagtattgggtacataggaccaagtccctgccgggtggcgcgaaactgatgagcgatagacaatagaatcaacaacactgtcataagggatagtaagcatgtgactattgtcgaaactatgattaggaggcaaatcaacatcccaagatcaaatttttgttacaaccaatgtaggtattattaaattaggctgtagaaaatgataaatatctgcaaggtaataaatgctcgtagtctgttttcttcgaataggggaagacggggcaATATGGTCATACGGGGTAAAATGGGCCACCTTTTATTTGAGCTTAAAACACAGATTTTGATCTCAATAACCTTAGGACCTTATAAAGTATGCTTCAATTAGTCACCACCGTGAAAACTAGGCAAAAAACTGATTTGGAacttcatatatcgataaaaatctgaaatgttgATGCTACAAcgaaaatcttataagattttggatgtaaaaataagctttgcataaagttttgtttattgacttcaatttttttcacagcaGTCCATTCTTCCATTATTCATAGGCATTATGTGCACAAAATTGTATAGATTCTATAATAAATTTTctataaaatataatttatatgaaacatcTATGAACGGGGCAATATGGTCATAGCCGGTCAAAGCTATCTTATCACAAAAATAGATAACCAAAAATTGCATGTCAGTTTAGCAGTTTCATTGCAATATTGTTATCGCACGTGatttcaattgggtcctaaaatgttcaatgaattctcgtttttattcaataatacgaaagagcatgttcttgcaactactttagcaagttttcccgctcaaataacggctatatcattttCTAACTtccattttaaaaatggttccaaatatcaaccttgacacttgtgatcttgtttgacattcactttttcgacaaaaatgccacagggcatatagttttaacactggggttgttcctatctgacatttcggaagggacacggaaaacaaaatatacccaaaattcaagtttaaaccaaggggtgtgacaaaatctcaaaaatcataaaaaaaatgttttttgtacttaaaccaatgaaaatcatttaaaatttgagtaaacatgtgtttctgccctaaacttaagcgtttggttataaaattgagacagggctttaggaccctattaaaacaagaatttttaaCTGGTTTAACTTATTTGAACGACTATGTTTGAATACTGAAGCTCTTAGAACCATAATTTATTAAACAGTCAGCAAAACATACCTTTTCATGATTCAAATCAGACTTCAACCCAGTTTTTGTACTAAACTCATACATTATTGTCTTCTTCTAAATTAAGCCTTGCAAATggttttccaattaaaataataagatttattatggtggctcatattgccccgtagggGGGACCATTCCGCCCCGTATAGTGTAGAGTCAcacacaaaatagtgtttttcaaaaatgttcccaaAAAAATTCTAAGTAATCTTTTTACCAAAATACAACTGTGGTATGAAAGGAGATGCTTCAAACTACAAATTAAGCTTATGGATCGAttaaattgtattgtttttctatgcttttcaagaacttttgctTAGGTGGACCATACTGCCCCTATTGACCctacacatgtataaattgttaaaattgccgaatcaaacgcggaatttattaaacggatcatgaaattaggactgaaatcataatgatgatagattatcaactttccttttGTCGTGCTATTTTtttaccgttagaatcaccaaactgattggtttcccactacatacaccaatacaacagcacaaaaactgaagtattataatcgcgcgttgaaacttattcagtgaataatttttattcttGTATATAGCTAGCTATAATTATTCTTGTATATAGCTAGTATAAATGacagaatcatcaacttctcaaactttctttaactgaaaacaggatgcttgtttatcaaacatgctcaatctgcacctaaaatctcggatccaaatagttttctaaataaaaattgtgtctaaataaaacgtgcaggccaacaaaacataattgagtaggagtttacaagttacttagcacatgaaaagcatttttaaaaGGGATTTTGACGGTTCGATTGGCGGCTTACCGCCTACTCGCATTTCTCCCTTTCAGGATCTCTACTCACAACAATAATTATTTAACACAAAACTAATATCAGATGGGCCGCCATTCTGTGGAGTGATGTGGCCCCTTCCTTTCCTTGTTTTCTTATCTTTCCAGAACAACTGAAATGAAGAAGGAAACCTCCAAGCCATTGTGGAGAAGTGATGTCACAACAGGAAGATACGCATACCCGGCACGCAAATATCCCCACCTCAAGATCGTTAACACGTGGAAGGTCGTAAATCGGTTTGATTACATGCATAATAATAACTATTTACACCCTGACAGAACTGCCTATCTCAAAAATAGGTAAGAAGGGCGGGACGATGGTGCGAGCCTACCCACTCTGTCATCGGTGGGCGTCGGGCGTGCTATCGGGTATAGCATGGCTTATGGGGCTCTGCCTGCACAAATCATGTTTTCTTTCTCTTTCACTTTTTGTGAATTTGCTAACAACAATGCCATTAAAGTAAATCCAATACAGGAACAACGCCGTTTTCGGTAAACGTATTTCCCAGCGTGGGGGTTTATAGGGATGTTTGTATAAACAACGCAGATTGGCCATGGCTAGGGGGTGCGTTGATATTAACTTTGTACGATGAAAAGACAGCGAGTTGGAAGGAAAAACACTCAAAATGACTAACAAGTTACGTTTATTACACAATCCAATCGTCATTTTAACATCTTAGGAACTACTCTCTAAATCATCCACCCTAACTCACTTGGCATACAATCGCACCGCATTCGGCACCTCGTAGTTATTCACCTCCAACAAGTCGATCAGCTTCCTCGCAAAGTCCCCGCTAATCTTAAGCTCCCCCTCCTCGGCCTGCAACCGGTTAAAAAGCGCCACGGCCGCCTCACAGTTATTATCCCTCGCGTACTGCTTCATGATGACCCCGAGGAAGTCCGCCTCCCGCACGTTGGCCAGTCCCCGGGCGCATTTGGCCAGGCGGAGCACCACGTCCAGCTTACCCGAGTTCACCAGGAACTCACACTGCGTCAGGATGTATTCGTGGTTGACGCGCGTTTCCGGATTGATCAGAATCCGGCGCAGTTGCGCTTCGGTTCCGGCCTCGGCCAGGGCCACTATCAGCGTGTTGTTGGTGTTGGTGGCCCCGTGGATCTTGGACCCTATCTGGATGACCTCTGCGAGGAGGGCTTTAGCTTGATCGGGGGTGATTTCCGGGTCGTTCGAGTTGGTGAGGCGAACCAGGGTGGTGAAGATTTCCAACTGAAGCGGAGTTCGGCGCTTTTCGGTGGCGATCCGCTTGTACTCCGCGACGGCGTTTGTGGTTTGGTTTTTCAGGAGGTATTCGCGAATGACCGGGCCAAGGAGGGCGTTGTCGAAGGTGCAGTATCCGAGTTGGACGAGGAAGTTGAGCATTTCGCCAGTGTGGTTTTTGGAGGACTTGGGGTCGTGTTGAGCAGCCCATTGAGCGGTGTTCGTCAGGAGGTTCCAGATGTTCTTGTTGGAATTTCCAGGGCGTATGTGTCCGGAAGACGCTCGTTGCTTGAGGACATTCTGGGCAGTGGAGGGGAAACCTTTTTCGGCTAGGAGTGCAGCAAAGTCTATGACCTTGTGCTCGTCGAGCAGGAAGCCCGGGAACATGGTTTTGATTTGCTCCAGGGTCTTTCCGGCTTCGTCCACGTTTTTCCGCTTGATGTGCAGATCGAACACGGAGGCAAGCATGCCGGAGCTTAATTCGACTTTGGCTTCGTCACATTTCCGTTTGATTTCTAAGGCTCGATCCAAACGATTTTCACGAACACAAACTTGTAGGAGTCGACGGAGAACGCCTCGACAATTGAGCTTCTTCTCTTCCAGCTCGCCCAAGTGGCATTCCAGCTCGTCGTAGGTCATGTCCCTCGGGTGCACGATTATGGAGTCGAACATCTCTTTGGACGGAATGGTAAGCTTGTCTTCGACCAGCGAGTTGATCAGCTTATCAAGCCCTGCATCAATTTGCTGGGCTTTGGAGAAGTGGTTCTTCAAGACGTTGGCGCTCATCCGACTGATTCGAATCCGGTGGGTTGAGAACTCTCGGAGAAGGGATTTGATTGTTGAAACATCGTGCTTGGTTTTTCTATTGCTGATCAATTCCATGAGTAGCTGACCGGCCAGATCATGCTTTGGGTTCTGGGCTTTGTCTTTGAGATGGCTTATAACGCTAGCCATTGTTTGGAAGTGTTCCGCAGATTTGTTAACCGTCGTTTGAAGTACCAATGGATAGATGAGCGCTTCCGTGTCGACTTTGGAGGAATAGAGCTTTACGACATTGATTGCGTCCTGAAACCGATTTTGGTACAGCAAGTGCGATACAAATGGGGTCATCAAAACGGACATTTTGACGCCTCGGTCTTCGAACTGCTTCAGCGATGTTCGAACGTCCTTCAAGGAAATGGATAACTTCGGAAGGACAAAAACGGAGATCGTCTCCACGTCCAGTTCGGTTTTGTAACGCTGCATCAGTTTCAGTGCATCCATAACTCCAGCCTCGCCGCTCCTGGTAAAGTTCTGCACTATCAACGGCCAGAAATAGTGCGGGCGGAGATCTTCCTGTTGCTTCAGCAATCGTAGAAGTTCTGGATAGATGTCGATGCTGTGTTTGGCCGCACATTCACAGGCCACGTGCAGAGCTCGCTCATTTCGCTTAGTTTTGACGAGGAAATCCACCAGCAGAACAATTTCCTCCAGCGGTGCATTGCTTTTGACCAGATCGAATATCAATGGAACAGCGTAGCTATCGTAGTTCTCGTTCAGCTTGAACTCTGGAACGGGGAGCTCTCCCAATAATGTCCTCACAGACTCGTATCGTCCTTCGCGATACAAAACCGAACACAGATTTCTGATGAGGGGATCTATACTTGAATCCTGAACCACGGCTTCCGGAAGCAACTTTGCTAGGGACTTGACAACGCCCGTTTGTCCTTTAACCAGAGCTTCCTTCAGGGCCTCAATCACGTGATTCTCGCTTAGCAGGCTTCCCTTCTCTGTTATCAACTTCTGAGCCTTCTCCAATTGATCGTTCTTAAGCCATCCAATTATCAGCTCTCCATAAACTCCCCCATCAGATTCAACATTTCCCGCACTCATCGAATCTAGTAGGGTTCGCACCGCTTCCATATCCCCTGCCTTCGAATGCCCCCTCACCAAAGTCGCTGCTATCCTTGCATTCAAACCCATCCCTCGCTCCTTAAGCAGCTCCATCACTTCCCACATCCCATGGGCATCACCTCTCTCGCAAGCCACCGCCAAAACCAGCTCATAAAACTCCGGATCCTTGTCCACCTCAACCCTCTTCAAAAACTCCTTCACGCCTCCCTCCAATTCCACCCCATTCTCGCGATAAATCCTCAGCAAAATCTTCCACCGATCCAACGAAACCTGCTTCCCGCCGTCCCGGTGCGCCATGAACCACAGGTTCTGGAACAGCTTCATCCGGGTATCGACCGGATGCTCCAGCAGGAAACTGCCACAGCAGCCGAGCAGGAAGTCGTATCCCTCCACGGGGATATCGTCCGGCTTCTCCAGGATCTGATTCAGGCGCTCCATGTGAACACGCCTGTAGGCTAGTGCCTCGGCCTTCAGTTCGTCCAGCGGGTTCGCCGTTACTTTGGCGGCTGAAACAAACCACAGAGATCAGTATCAAAATTCAACCCTTCTTCAAAACGTACCTTTCTTGAATCGATGATTGGCTTGGGTGGAGAAGCTCCCACAGAAACTCGTTTGCACCACCGGCGATTTCCGCCTCGACAAGCTGCCTATCGAAGGCGATACGGAAAGAGGTCGAACCACTGATGCTGCCACGGTACGAATCGATGCCAAGCGGTAGTGCCGCGCCAGCACTAAACTTCGAAGCGTGTTCATGTTTTTTTACGGAACTATATTACTGACAAAATTGCGATTTTTACTTATGATGGGAAAAGATTACATGAGCACCCGGTCGGCGATACACGCGCACTGTGATGTTAgcgagtttttgttttgattctgcggtTCGCGTGCTGGTGGAACGAAAAGAAGAGGCCGCGAAGAAAAGCGAGAAATGTCACGAAATTGCCTCATCGGTCAAGCAGATCGAACGTtacccgaataaaaaatacaatacaaaaacaatataacgtattgaaacagtaccattcaatatattggaaaaacaatacagtatatgtaaaatgacaatacaattacagtacaatatattgttttgaacagttcactgtatggtatatgagatttttgcaatataatgtatgggtggttaagtatcgtaacaatacaaatatagatattttctcatacaatcattttgaaaatacaatacgatataatgttcatgtattgtcttgattagcaattcgtgtattgttgtacaatacaaaaacaattcaacgaactgtatcatggttgcattcgtcgttacagctaatgtcaagtgacttctaaaaaactacttatttttactttttgaatatttttcacctaacatttcttgctttctgaacttgttttgtttatttctttcagcaaagctacatagaaaaaagcaacagttgttttacgcgaaaataggaatttgacaaaaattgtaaggtataaaaccaattgaaaacaatacaatgttctgttacaatatattatactgtttttgaattgtatatccaaacaagaataatattgcttcgacattcaattacaatacgctgtattgtatccaatacgttatattgtacattaatggtttattccattcactgaatgatacgtttttatccgggcacccacccccttcagcgttatgaaatttgtgaacaggcccAAAAAggatgcaaaatttacaattttcggcgtaaaaaaaccttattgtttaagcacagacaaacagacataacacttagaacaaatcccgatcaaaatcatagtcacgatgacatgtacgcccaatgctaaaatcggtgtgtttggccgatggaccaacagatggcggtagtatgtaaacgtcaaacgcgaacaataacgatgcgagcgctgcgggtggtggattggccacataccatatatttgaatcggccgttaaaacgtggtcgatggacttcggtgagagtgtgacatctgtttgtctgtggtttaagTTTATTTAacaattacatttttcattaaTGCTCTTCATCTAAATACGTTCGCATAATGGTTTTTATATAATCTTTCTGCTGGGCTATTAAAATACTGTCatatcacataaaaaaatattaaaaatgaaataaatttaaaattttagaaaataatgCCATATTTGAACTTTGGtagtcaagaattttttttctcgcaTTTCCCCACACTTCTGTTTAGATGTAAATCAAGCTTGAAAGTGCTTAAAACTTTTACAAACACGCCCCGCCGATAAATCTTGCAATTTTGAGAgctatataatttttttttgccgtATGATTTTTTTACCGTCCATTCTTAAAATAAGTTTCCTTCCACATTTATAAAGTTAACATATGGTCATAATCCCGTTATTTAAAGTTGGCCTACAAATTTTGTGATTTATTGCGcaccaatattttattttccccATCTTAAAGCTAACTATGCTGtatcgctcaagaaaagtaaagaaattccttgactgaatgggtcaagaaatttcctacagagaggtTCATtcgaaatgacatttcttctcaactgcgtactgcgatcagtccagaatgtgattttctggaccatttctgggaagaaattttccacgcatcgtgTCGCAACATTCCGTTGCTTCGCACCACATCCAAACAGCACAACAGTACGGACTAACGTTTTCTACATTGTCCACATTGACAAGCCCCTACAGTATGTGCGCCGTTGCGTCAGAGAACTTCAGTGAGCGAGAGATAATAGGAGAAACGTCAGGACTGTCAGACTGTAAAACATGCAAGTAACGAAACGCGTGCAAAGTAGTGTCCATTCAGTTCAATTAAAATTCAGTGTTACTGTTTCATTTAAAAGTATTATTGAATTAATAACTAATTAATACTATTCACATTTAGTGAGTTTAACTacctaagataaaaaaaaaatgaattagaaAACAACACAGTAAGCAGTAAGCAGTAAGAACCACATAAATTAACGTGAGACAAACAAAAGACACGTTAAAATCAGCAATTTCTCGACCGATCTTAGAGCTAAACAGCAAGTCATATACGCTAAAGAGACACTAAACGTAAGTACTGCAATTTGGactacagcggggattcgctggttggaacacgactgccttccatctagcgaatccaacccgttagttggaacgattgacagctggtgaaaatgctccacactaacgcatctggagagcaaatcgtcacgaaacgcacatatacatacgcatttgttctatatattgagaccacagacaaacaaacgtaacacttagaacaaatctcgatcgaaatcatagtcacgagaacatgtacgcccaatgctaaaattagtgtgtttggccgacgggccaacagatggctgCGCAAACAGacgtacactcagaaataaaaaatagtcacagaattactaaagtttatacattaatgactattttctatctgcctctcttttattcttctgtgaatttctacactaagggccatattttataagtcgagtcgatcaaaatgactcgactggagtcattGTCGACCGAGAAATTCgctcgacacggctctgtcactcgagtttttcgacagttgtcacacagacaaacagacgtaacacttagaacaaatttcgatcaaaatcatagtcacgaggacatgtacgcccaatgctaaaatcggtgtgtttggccgataggccaacagatggcggtagtgtgcaaacgtcaaacacgaacaaaaacgatgcgagcgctgcgggtggtggatcggccacctaccatatttttgaaccgaccgttaaaaaggttgtcgatggccaatgatgagagtgtgacgtctgtttgtctgtggttgtcACTTAATGTGACTAGATTACTATGgtagtcgacgggtgacatctaaaatatgcatgcttactttgatcgacaatgactacagacgagtcacatgaatctgctcgatttacaaaatagacccctaaatgtcatttcccctgggttgaagcttagcggtgcttcaacccaggcgaattgacaaagggccgattcacaaatttcataacgctgaagggggtgggtgggtgtcctcgtgatgttacggctcatacaaaatttgtaaactattcatataaaaagcgttacgagggggtgggtgggtgtcgaaaatgacaATATTtcgcgttatgaaatttatgaacaaacccaaacaggaaaaaaattccctgcagaatgaaagagaggcagatagaaaatagtcataaattactaaaatattctgtgactacccgtgtttctgagtgtaacacttagaacaaatctcgatcgaaatcatagtcacgagaacatgtacgcccaatgctaaaattagtgtgtttggccgacgggccaacataTGGCGGTAGTATGTACAAACATACAAACACTGCCGAAAGCTTCATCGACAACATATTTAACGAATATTTCAAATTAGCTATGTTTCAAAACTAACAGTTGAGCGACGTTGCAGAGATTACTCGGATGCACAATAGCATTCTAGAATGCTGACGGTGAACTTCGCCGAGGTTTCGATTCGACTGCCGAACTTGCCAATATAAATTCGGCCACCCTAAACGTATACGTATGGGTATCAACAAATTGACTTTGATATTGTTTATCTCAGAAACTAAAGCAAGTAGCATATtcgggcccattcacaaatttcataacgctggagggggtgggtgggtgtcctaacgatgttacggtccatacaaaaactgaatgatattcatacaaaaagcgttacaagggggtggagGGTGTCAAAAATaaccaattttagcgttatgaaataaatgaatgagcccattcaaattttgattggggacggacctggtgtagtgtttagaacacacgcctctcacgccgaggacctgggatcgaatcccatcccattaacaaaaaagttatagtgacgacttccttcggaagggaagtaa
It contains:
- the LOC5567369 gene encoding leucine-rich PPR motif-containing protein, mitochondrial, with product MNTLRSLVLARHYRLASIRTVAASVVRPLSVSPSIGSLSRRKSPVVQTSFCGSFSTQANHRFKKAAKVTANPLDELKAEALAYRRVHMERLNQILEKPDDIPVEGYDFLLGCCGSFLLEHPVDTRMKLFQNLWFMAHRDGGKQVSLDRWKILLRIYRENGVELEGGVKEFLKRVEVDKDPEFYELVLAVACERGDAHGMWEVMELLKERGMGLNARIAATLVRGHSKAGDMEAVRTLLDSMSAGNVESDGGVYGELIIGWLKNDQLEKAQKLITEKGSLLSENHVIEALKEALVKGQTGVVKSLAKLLPEAVVQDSSIDPLIRNLCSVLYREGRYESVRTLLGELPVPEFKLNENYDSYAVPLIFDLVKSNAPLEEIVLLVDFLVKTKRNERALHVACECAAKHSIDIYPELLRLLKQQEDLRPHYFWPLIVQNFTRSGEAGVMDALKLMQRYKTELDVETISVFVLPKLSISLKDVRTSLKQFEDRGVKMSVLMTPFVSHLLYQNRFQDAINVVKLYSSKVDTEALIYPLVLQTTVNKSAEHFQTMASVISHLKDKAQNPKHDLAGQLLMELISNRKTKHDVSTIKSLLREFSTHRIRISRMSANVLKNHFSKAQQIDAGLDKLINSLVEDKLTIPSKEMFDSIIVHPRDMTYDELECHLGELEEKKLNCRGVLRRLLQVCVRENRLDRALEIKRKCDEAKVELSSGMLASVFDLHIKRKNVDEAGKTLEQIKTMFPGFLLDEHKVIDFAALLAEKGFPSTAQNVLKQRASSGHIRPGNSNKNIWNLLTNTAQWAAQHDPKSSKNHTGEMLNFLVQLGYCTFDNALLGPVIREYLLKNQTTNAVAEYKRIATEKRRTPLQLEIFTTLVRLTNSNDPEITPDQAKALLAEVIQIGSKIHGATNTNNTLIVALAEAGTEAQLRRILINPETRVNHEYILTQCEFLVNSGKLDVVLRLAKCARGLANVREADFLGVIMKQYARDNNCEAAVALFNRLQAEEGELKISGDFARKLIDLLEVNNYEVPNAVRLYAK